Proteins encoded by one window of Dioscorea cayenensis subsp. rotundata cultivar TDr96_F1 chromosome 20, TDr96_F1_v2_PseudoChromosome.rev07_lg8_w22 25.fasta, whole genome shotgun sequence:
- the LOC120251300 gene encoding uncharacterized protein LOC120251300 yields the protein MARPCSNQWYNPRNEELAEINKRNAKKQNNAHTCGRKSFAIRKEIENETGKEPDRLTMWDATHKKKDGSYVNEEFRKKLEAAHDLQVSYTSSSANFEQNEINEMVFQEIYGAEHNGRVRGLGLGPTPSRYFSVISKFTSTSASTTDNNHKVELENVKLELAEMKDKYEKLSSDLADMKELFGGFMAERSLNDRMSKAPVEEVEDVASVD from the exons ATGGCCCGGCCTTGTTCAAATCAATGGTATAACCCAAGGAATGAG GAACTtgctgaaataaataaaagaaatgcaaaaaaacaaaacaatgcacATACATGTGGTCGAAAAAGTTTTGCAATTAGGAAAGAAATA GAAAATGAAACGGGGAAAGAGCCGGATCGTCTTACAATGTGGGATGCAActcataaaaagaaagatggtaGCTATGTAAATGAAGAATTTAGAAAGAAATTG GAAGCAGCACATGATCTCCAAGTTAGTTACACAAGCTCAAGTGCAAATTTTGaacaaaatgaaatcaatgaaatggtATTTCAAGAGATTTATGGAGCTGAACATAATGGTAGGGTGCGTGGTTTGGGATTAGGCCCTACTCCAAGTAGGTATTTTAGTGTCATATCGAAATTCACTAGCACAAGTGCTTCAACTACTGACAACAATCATAAAGTGGAGTTGGAGAACGTTAAATTGGAATTGGCTGAGATGAAGGATAAATATGAGAAGCTAAGCTCAGATTTGGCTGATATGAAGGAGTTATTTGGAGGGTTTATGGCTGAAAGAAGTTTAAATGATAGGATGTCTAAAGCACCCGTCGAGGAA GTTGAAGATGTTGCATCTGTTGACTGA